Proteins from one Microscilla marina ATCC 23134 genomic window:
- a CDS encoding leucine-rich repeat domain-containing protein, protein MKRYIGLCGFLLLLTMTSCAQNKQNAVKLLSMEALEKLERIHPEKALEKPEEVMKLELTGGSFNDVIPKLKSFKNLQYLSLESCNLGKIPGVVFDLKQLQVLNVVGNKLSILPKQIGSLVNLQKLEVAFNPFTQLPAEIGKLEKLEHLNLSGVQLSSYPSEFTKLNNLKEVILQQSNITSLPEQYKGLSSLSSIWLNQNPNLNLSETFKVLSTLPKLAEVILTDSDIKVLSTDLPVLPSLKKLLVDAKNLDVKQSIPFLKKLSGLKHLYLENVSKVPENLEQLTQVKELVLRLRMENKEDIQQLFANIEAMSSLNLLQVYGVKSLPTNIGELTNLTTLNLRGNFLKTLPEEIKSLSNLKLLDLQINSFPPEEKARIKKLLPNTEIKF, encoded by the coding sequence ATGAAAAGATATATTGGGCTATGTGGCTTCCTGCTTTTGCTGACAATGACCAGTTGTGCCCAAAACAAGCAAAACGCCGTGAAACTATTGAGTATGGAAGCGTTAGAGAAACTAGAGCGAATACACCCCGAAAAAGCATTGGAGAAGCCAGAGGAGGTAATGAAATTAGAGCTAACAGGAGGATCATTTAATGATGTGATACCAAAGCTTAAGTCATTTAAAAACCTTCAATATCTTTCTTTAGAAAGTTGTAATTTGGGTAAAATACCTGGGGTTGTATTTGATTTGAAACAGTTACAAGTATTGAATGTAGTAGGAAATAAGCTGAGTATTTTGCCTAAGCAAATAGGCTCGCTTGTAAACTTGCAAAAGTTAGAAGTTGCATTTAACCCTTTTACACAACTGCCAGCAGAAATAGGAAAGTTAGAAAAGTTAGAGCATCTGAACTTGTCAGGTGTTCAATTATCGTCTTATCCTTCTGAGTTTACCAAATTAAATAATCTAAAGGAGGTTATTTTACAACAAAGTAACATTACATCTTTACCAGAGCAGTATAAAGGCTTATCATCTTTAAGTTCTATATGGTTAAACCAGAATCCAAATCTTAACCTGTCAGAAACATTTAAGGTGCTGTCTACATTGCCAAAGTTGGCTGAAGTAATACTTACAGATTCTGATATAAAAGTGTTATCAACCGATCTACCTGTATTACCTTCTTTAAAGAAGCTACTGGTAGATGCTAAAAATCTAGATGTAAAGCAATCTATTCCGTTTTTGAAAAAACTAAGTGGATTAAAGCATTTGTATTTAGAGAATGTAAGTAAGGTACCAGAAAACCTTGAGCAACTAACTCAAGTAAAAGAATTAGTTTTACGTTTGAGAATGGAGAATAAAGAGGATATACAGCAATTATTTGCAAATATTGAAGCGATGTCTTCGCTTAATCTATTACAGGTTTATGGTGTGAAATCATTGCCTACAAATATAGGAGAACTAACAAACTTAACTACATTAAATTTAAGGGGAAATTTTTTAAAAACACTTCCAGAAGAAATTAAGAGCCTTAGCAATCTTAAGTTGCTAGATTTACAAATCAATAGCTTCCCTCCCGAAGAAAAAGCCCGCATCAAAAAACTATTACCCAATACCGAGATTAAGTTTTAA
- a CDS encoding leucine-rich repeat domain-containing protein: protein MPGEIGNLNNLENLRLNKNKLTTLPPTIGQLQNLEELHLDDNKLTTLPSDIGQLKKLKELYVWKNQLTILPSSIGNLTKLKGLYLSRNQLSSLPDNIAALKSLEVLNLDNNKLTNLPLAILKLKSLKMLDLHSNQLTSVTGMK from the coding sequence TTGCCTGGTGAAATTGGAAACCTGAACAATTTAGAGAATTTACGTTTGAATAAGAACAAACTTACCACTTTGCCCCCAACTATAGGGCAATTACAAAATTTGGAGGAGTTGCACTTGGATGATAACAAACTCACTACTTTACCTTCGGATATTGGGCAGCTAAAAAAACTAAAGGAGTTGTATGTTTGGAAGAATCAACTCACGATTTTACCTTCATCTATTGGGAATCTGACAAAATTGAAAGGATTGTATTTATCTAGAAATCAATTGAGTTCTTTGCCAGACAACATTGCTGCACTTAAAAGTTTAGAAGTGTTGAATTTGGATAATAACAAATTAACTAACTTGCCTTTGGCTATACTTAAGTTGAAGAGTTTAAAGATGTTGGATTTGCATAGTAACCAGCTCACTAGTGTAACAGGAATGAAATAA
- a CDS encoding helix-turn-helix domain-containing protein, which produces MNRGKALPKLELSTRQHQLLSAYLNKRTVPKHYEQRIHIILRAFDGWSNRKIHLEYTLHVMTVSKWRNRWLAHYKDLCAYELEEKTTGALLLSKMLSLLSDQARPGTPSRISLSEKESLVALACKKPEDFGIPLSHWNREELAKFAMKMGIVQQISPRYVSKILKKAGDSSSQK; this is translated from the coding sequence ATGAACAGAGGCAAAGCATTACCCAAGTTAGAACTTAGCACTCGCCAGCATCAGCTTTTGAGTGCCTATCTCAATAAGCGAACAGTTCCAAAGCATTATGAACAACGCATTCATATTATCCTTCGGGCTTTTGATGGCTGGAGCAATCGTAAAATACACCTTGAATACACCCTGCATGTGATGACTGTGTCTAAGTGGCGTAATCGCTGGTTGGCTCACTACAAAGATTTGTGTGCCTATGAACTAGAGGAAAAGACTACGGGTGCACTTTTGCTTTCGAAGATGCTTTCGTTGCTTTCAGATCAGGCTCGTCCAGGCACCCCCTCACGCATTAGCTTGTCGGAAAAGGAGAGCTTGGTGGCATTGGCTTGCAAAAAGCCCGAAGATTTTGGAATACCTCTGAGTCATTGGAATCGGGAGGAGTTAGCTAAGTTCGCTATGAAAATGGGTATTGTTCAACAAATTTCTCCACGTTATGTGAGTAAGATTTTAAAAAAAGCGGGCGATTCGTCCTCACAAAAATAG